A stretch of Numenius arquata chromosome 11, bNumArq3.hap1.1, whole genome shotgun sequence DNA encodes these proteins:
- the NKX2-5 gene encoding homeobox protein Nkx-2.5 translates to MFPSPVTTTPFSVKDILNLEHHQSGLASMELSSLSSPSCMLATFKQEAYSAEPPALPDLREELPEAHPAKTPAAFPGSYYVKSYVEMDSAKDAKDKKELCSLHKSLEQEKRDLEDPERPRQRKRRKPRVLFSQAQVYELERRFKQQKYLSAPERDHLANVLKLTSTQVKIWFQNRRYKCKRQRQDQTLEMVGIPPPRRIAVPVLVRDGKPCLGESSPYSSPYNVSINPYSYNAYPAYTNYNSPACNANYNCNYPSMQTMQPSAAGNNFMNFSVGDLNSVQTPIPQGNAGISTLHGIRAW, encoded by the exons ATGTTTCCTAGCCCTGTGACAACGACACCCTTCTCGGTGAAGGATATTTTGAACTTGGAACACCATCAGAGCGGCCTGGCCTCCATGGAGCTCTCCTCGCTGTCCTCCCCCTCCTGTATGCTGGCCACCTTCAAGCAGGAGGCGTACAGCGCcgagcccccggccctgcccgacCTGCGGGAGGAGCTGCCCGAGGCCCACCCGGCCAAAACCCCCGCCGCCTTCCCCGGCTCCTACTACGTTAAAAGCTACGTGGAAATGGACTCGGCCAAGGACGCCAAGGACAAGAAAG AACTGTGCTCCCTGCACAagagcctggagcaggagaaaagagACCTGGAAGATCCCGAGCGCCCCagacagaggaaaaggaggaaacctCGCGTCCTCTTTTCTCAAGCCCAAGTCTACGAACTGGAGAGAAGGTTCAAGCAGCAGAAATACCTCTCAGCTCCCGAGAGAGACCATCTAGCGAACGTCCTAAAGCTCACCTCCACCCAGGTGAAAATTTGGTTCCAGAATCGAAGGTATAAATGCAAAAGGCAGAGACAGGATCAGACCCTCGAAATGGTGGGCATCCCTCCCCCCCGGCGGATAGCGGTGCCGGTGCTGGTGCGCGATGGGAAGCCCTGCCTGGGAGAGTCTTCTCCCTACAGTTCGCCGTACAATGTCAGCATTAACCCCTATAGCTACAACGCCTACCCCGCGTACACTAATTACAACAGCCCCGCCTGCAACGCCAACTACAACTGCAACTACCCCTCCATGCAGACCATGCAGCCCTCGGCGGCCGGCAACAACTTCATGAACTTCAGCGTAGGGGACTTGAATTCAGTGCAGACGCCCATCCCGCAGGGAAACGCGGGGATCTCCACGTTGCACGGGATCCGAGCCTGGTAG